The DNA window CTCAAGGGGGCCAGGGGCACTAAGTGTGGGAGGCCTCAGGCTTGGGGGCCACGCCAGGCCCCTGAAAACTGGCCCCCACAAAGGACCCATGGAGGGTCCTCCACTACTCTTACTCCGTGTCCACTCGGTGGCGGCCGGGGCACACAGACCAGGAGACTTGTCCGCAGTCCTGAGCGTTAACATGGTCACCTGCTCATTACAGATGCGGAAACCAAGGCAGAACAAGTCAGCAGGGAGACCTGCTCAGAGAACTTGGCTTGGGCTCTGAAGACCCCTGTGCTTACAGACCCGCTGTACCCCACCCCCTGAGGTGTGACAATTACGGTGCAGAGTGGGAAGCCGGGTGCAGTCTGGTGGCTCCTGCAGGGCTGGGCTTTGTTCCGTCCGGCGGTAGCCCCGTCTCCgggctcccccccacccccacgtccccagcccagctgccccGTGCGGAGCCCGCCTTTTCCCAAGCCCCAGCCTCACTCTGCCCGGAGATGCCCTGCCCAGAGGCTGGTCCGCGCCCAGTGTGGTCGTCCAGGGCGGGCGTTGCCCCTCCAGGCAATGGCCGCTTCCGGGGCGGCAGACAGCCCGCCCCGTCAGGGCTAGCGCAAGTCCAGGCGCCGCCGGCGGTCTCAGCGTAGCCTGCCCCGAGCCTGGGCCGGGTTAGGATGGCATCTTTGGTGCTTTGGCCCCGTGGGTGGCCCGGCCCGCCTGGAGACTTGGGGAGGCGCCGGCGGGCCCTAAGACGCCGAACCCATCGAGTCCGAGTGCAGCGTGACGTAGCCCGACGACTCCGACGGCGAGCTCAAGAAGCTGCTggtgctgccgccgccgccgcccgccgcgcGCAGGCCCCCGGGTTCGCCCCACGACGCGCTCAGGCCGGTCCGCAGGGTCCTGGGACGCGCGTGTGCGGCCGGGCGCGGCCCGGGGCTCCGTtgcgcgccgccgccgccagggGGCGCCGCGTCCCCGCCGGGCTGGGCGCCGTCGCGGGGAAGGGCGCGGACGGGGAAGGGCCCCGGCAAGGCGGGTAGGCGGCGCAGGGCCTGCGGCTCCCGCTCGAAGGCGGTCAGCGCGAAGGCGTCGGGCAGCAGCGAGGCCGAGGCGCAGCGGGCGCCGGGCCCGGCGCGGCGGCGCGGGCTGCGGGGGGGCGAGCCGGGGGCGAGGCGCGGGTCGTCGTCCAGGGCCGGGGGATGCAGCGACAGCAGGCTCTCGGCCGAGCGACGGCGCGGGCGGAAGGGGGGCGCGTCCTCCGCCAGCAGGCCACCGCGGCGCCGGTCGAGCCCGCCGGGCAGCACCAGGGCGGCCAGGTCCTCGCCAGAGCCCCAGCGCGGTAGGAACGTGGGCAGCGGAACGGCGGCCCACACGTCCGCGTCGTCGTGGGAGAAGCGTCGCGTGGGCGGGACCTGTCAGGACCAAGGGGTTAACCCGGGCTGCCCTCCTGGAAAAGGGGGACCTAGCCTCCCCTCACCGAGCAGGGCCGCCTGAGGTCAGGGACCAGGCCTGGTCCAGGGCACCCTGGTTTGGAGCTGTGAGATCTGGGGCAAGAGACAATCTCTCCAAACCACAGTGTTGTCATCTGTAGCTTGGGTCAGTTGGGGAGAAGTCCGCTTGAGTAGGGTGCTGAGCCCCAAGGAAACAGCACAGGCACCAAATGGACCATCCTCCTAGAGCACCAGGGAACTTGGGCACAGGGGCTGGGGTGCCCCCCATGGGTCCACCTGCACGGGCTCTGTGACCTGGGGCCAGCCCGTCTTGGGAGGATGAAAGccagccccaggagctgtggcAGGCGTGAGACGGGCTCAGAGCGGAAAGGCCTTGGAGAGGCCTATTTGCGTCTCCAGCCCTGGCTGCCCCTACCTGCAGGTACTGCATCTTGTCGTCCTGCAAGGGCCGCGGAGGGCAGAACTGGGGCAGGTCCCCCTCCAGGGCAGAGAGCTCATACGTGGCCGTCCTGTCCAGGGCCACAAAGTCACCCCCATAGCTGTAGTCCAGGGAGCGGTCCAACACTAGGTCTGCGGGCATGCCACCTTCCAGGCTGGTTTCTGCAGGGCGGGGCAGAAGCTTAGGGCCATGGAAACTTGGGGGCATCCAGGAATGGGTCCCAGGGACCCCCAGAGACACACGCGGGGCTGGTGGGCTGGTTAACAGAAAAGGAGAAGGGCGGGGTCCTCTATTcagatcctgactctgccacctTTTAGTTGAGGGACTGGGGAAGTCACAGACCCTGagccagtttcctcctctatggGGGTGAGAACTAAATAGACACAAGGAGCTGACACTGCCTGGCAGGTGGCAAGGGCTCAGCCCAGGGTCACATTATTACTGCTGGCAGGGAGACAGGACCGGTCTACAGGAGCCCCGGGGCAGTTCGCCAGGACCCCTAAGGTTGGAAGCTCCACGAAACACATTCAGGCTGGAGTCCACAGCCACTCTGTTAACCAGAACGTCTGATTAACTGGAACCCTGGGGGCGGCCAGGCCATACAGGGGAATGCCCCGTGGGCCACCAGGCTTGGGTCCTTTAGGGGTTTAAGAACCTTTGGGGTAGAACAAGGGGGCTCTGACAGCTGTTACCCCGCGGACCCCCAGTGACCTCACCCAGGCACCACTCTCCCTGGGGGGCATTCTCAGACCATCCTCACCGTAATCCGAGTCCTCATCGTTGGCCATGAGGGCCACGCACTTCTCCCAGACAGCCTTGAGGTCAGCGCGGTAGCGGTCGCAGGCCCAGAGGAATAGGGGCAGCAGCAGGGCCTGGGTCACTGAGCACCACAGCACACACAGTGCCATCCAGGGCGCCGAGGCGTCAGCCC is part of the Balaenoptera musculus isolate JJ_BM4_2016_0621 chromosome 1, mBalMus1.pri.v3, whole genome shotgun sequence genome and encodes:
- the GPR153 gene encoding probable G-protein coupled receptor 153 isoform X2 yields the protein MSDERRLPGSAVGWLACGGLSLLANAWGILSVGAKQKKWKPLEFLLCTLAATHMLNVAVPIATYAVVQLRRQRPDYEWNEGLCKVFVSTFYTLTLATCFSVTSLSYHRMWMVRWPVNYRLSNAKKQAVHTVMGIWMVSFILSALPAVGWHDTSERFYTHGCHFIVAEIGLGFGVCFLLLVGGSVAMGVVCTAIALFQTLAVQVGRRADRHAFTVPTIVVEDAQGKRRSSIDGSEPARTSLQITGLVATIVVIYDCLMGFPVLVVSFSSLRADASAPWMALCVLWCSVTQALLLPLFLWACDRYRADLKAVWEKCVALMANDEDSDYGPAHATLLPRRRGRVGRRSAAHVPTALGLWRGPGRPGAARRARPAPRWPAGGGRAPLPPAPSLGREPAVAASPGPGRRPAPRPRLAPPQPAPPRRARRPLRLGLAAARRLRADRLRAGAAGPAPPTRLAGALPRPRPSPRRRPARRGRGAPWRRRRATEPRAAPGRTRASQDPADRPERVVGRTRGPARGGRRRRQHQQLLELAVGVVGLRHAALGLDGFGVLGPAGASPSLQAGRATHGAKAPKMPS
- the GPR153 gene encoding probable G-protein coupled receptor 153 isoform X1; translated protein: MSDERRLPGSAVGWLACGGLSLLANAWGILSVGAKQKKWKPLEFLLCTLAATHMLNVAVPIATYAVVQLRRQRPDYEWNEGLCKVFVSTFYTLTLATCFSVTSLSYHRMWMVRWPVNYRLSNAKKQAVHTVMGIWMVSFILSALPAVGWHDTSERFYTHGCHFIVAEIGLGFGVCFLLLVGGSVAMGVVCTAIALFQTLAVQVGRRADRHAFTVPTIVVEDAQGKRRSSIDGSEPARTSLQITGLVATIVVIYDCLMGFPVLVVSFSSLRADASAPWMALCVLWCSVTQALLLPLFLWACDRYRADLKAVWEKCVALMANDEDSDYETSLEGGMPADLVLDRSLDYSYGGDFVALDRTATYELSALEGDLPQFCPPRPLQDDKMQYLQVPPTRRFSHDDADVWAAVPLPTFLPRWGSGEDLAALVLPGGLDRRRGGLLAEDAPPFRPRRRSAESLLSLHPPALDDDPRLAPGSPPRSPRRRAGPGARCASASLLPDAFALTAFEREPQALRRLPALPGPFPVRALPRDGAQPGGDAAPPGGGGAQRSPGPRPAAHARPRTLRTGLSASWGEPGGLRAAGGGGGSTSSFLSSPSESSGYVTLHSDSMGSAS